The region CACATACTTCAAGCTACATTTATCCATTTTGAGAATATTGAGAATTATTTTAACTCCTTGGTACACTGTGAAGAAATCCCAGGGGAGGTACAACTCTTTAACCATGCACAGCATTAAGTCACTTATCCTGGACCAGGGcaacctcctcctgctgccacacccAAGAGGCAGCTGAGAGTTGCCAGGCACCTCACCCAAAGCACCAGCTCACTGCCACCAGCAGGGCTTGTCAACTCAGCCTTCCATCCTCGGTCCCTTGGCTGACTACAGCTAACAGAGCTAGGCAGAGTAAAATAGTagcacacactgcacacatcTCTGAGCCCCAGCCTGAGCAGACTCCACAGGTGACCTTAGAATCCCCTTCAAGTGGCCCTCTCACGGCTCCCAGTTAGCCTGTACTGTATGCTCAGTAAttatttctcctccttccttacTCTCATGGTGAAGTTCACTGCCTTTTGAAAAAATAGTTATTGGTTAAAAACAGGTAAAAATAGATGCCCATCAGATtctaaaagcagtttaaaattcAGAGTTGGGGCTGAGGAATACCACTGCACATACAGGCAAAGCAAGAATCATCCTGACTGTATTGTAACACTCCTGGACAGCATTAAGAGACACATTTAGAGCTCTTTACAAAACAGAATGAAGCAaagctgttttccctttctACATTATATCCTTGATGATAAACCACCAAATTTTGGTTCGAATTTCAATACCAGAGGCCCAAATGGCTACTCTAAATCAGGAAGCCTATTAAGGTCTGTCCTAGCTGCACCATAGAGCTCTGCTGGTATTGCACCTGTAAGTGTTTACCCAGAAGACCTAACAGTatacagcagctgcagctttcttCCAGATCCAATTGTAGCAGTATGCAGTTGTCTCGTGGATACAGCACTGGCTTTGAGAAGTTAAGACTATTATCTCTGCCCTCATTTCAGTAATACcacacacaattaaaaaatacatctaCCTTAGGCTTATACTACCTGTCCTTTTtgtttgctcttctttttcaaaGTCTCAGCTTTCTTCTGAGCCAAGTCCTCCAATGACTTCATAAACAGCTGCTGAAAGAAAACCTGCACTGCTGAAAGTTATTTGAATCCCCCTACATGACTGAGCCTGAGCTGTGAGTCCTGTTCAACCAGACTTCCTTCCAGTTGCTTGATTTCCCTGTCAGCACACAGCATTGAACAGAGCATTCTGACTCACAGGTTTTGTTGCAGCAAAACCCAATCCTGCACTGTGAGAAGCGAGAAGAACTCCTACCAGCTTTGAGGTGCACATGGAATGACAGGACACAAGAGAAGTGGAGATTTCATTTATTGGGCTGAAACTACAAATAGATTCACTTTGACTTCTGGCTCTGTGCTTGTGCCTTCAACACTTTCACAACGATCTTCTGCTCCTCAATAAGAAAAGCTCGTTTgatcctggaaaagaaaaactactttAGGATATGTGTCTATTACTGAagcataaacacaaaaataagacaaattGCAATTAATTTTGCCATCTCCAACAGTCACTGCACGTGTGGTGTTAGCTCCACAGTTACATAAAAAGGGAACCCACTGCTGTTCTTGCCAGCAGCAAAAGACAGGGACAGTGGCACTCTATGAATGTAGCAGTTTGGGCATGGCAGCCTACGGTGCCTGCAAATTTAGGGTAAGTGGCTTGAAGGCAAGCAAGGTAATACCTGATGGCTGAACATGGGAAAATTTACCATCCTCACAAActtcaaaggcaaaaatcagAACTCCTAACTGGAGAATTAATTTGATTCTGTTGAAGTCAGAATTGGTGTGACAAGTCGTGGTCAGCTCTCTTCCTCAGAACTACAGGAAAACTATGTGCATGCAGTTATCAAAAACAGGAATACTTTCCCTGTTAGGATTAAAGCTCCTTGCATACGAACAGCGAAAAGCTGAGCAGGTCACATCATGCCCAAATACAACTATTTCTGGAACACATACAGGGCCATCAGGTAGATAGGACAGATCTATGCACCAACACTCACATGCCAACAGACTATTTGATGGTTCTGAGTTACCAGCACACGTGTATCACACACACTCTTCTATCCTTAAACATTAAAACGTCTTCTATAAGTATCTGGTACATATGGCTACTTCTGCAGTACAGAAACCTGTTGAAGTTGCCTGAACAGGTACAGGAGAAAACCTGACCATTACAGGAAAGGAGGTGGCTGTAATTTCTGGTTTAGGCACAGTAAGAATAAAGCATACTCATGCACTAAAAACTACCTATCAATCTCATGAACAGCTTAGAAAAacactcaagaaaaaaaagcgTAACAAAAACAGTTATACTATGGCTCTGCAGCTGAAACAGCTAATCCTTGGCAGTGCCTAATGCAATTTATCTTATAATTTACACAAgccaaaaagaaagaattactGGCacaacagatgaaaaaaacctgGCATTAGACTGCTGACCCCAGAGATCTGCTTTACCATTCACAGAGATGACATACTCATGGTCATGTTTTTCCTCAAACTTGCCAAGGAAGCATAGGATATGCAATTGCTACACAATAAACTGAATTCAGTGAGCCTCAGCAAAGGCCATTTTAAAGCTTAATGACATAAAGCTGCTTAACACCCAACCAAGTAATATCTTTGAATCCCAAACCACTACAAAGAAGTGTAAAATTCAATTAAATCTGCATAAGGCAGAACAGGACACCAGAACAGAATAGTGTTTACTATGGGCAGTCaatacaaaagacaaaaatccgGCCCAAGCAGACTGTTTAGCATCAATGTAACAGTGCAGTAAGAAATATTGAAGAACATGAAGTCTCCACAAAGGAGCTCCACATGCAGGAACTCCCTTAAATCCAAGGGACAAAATCACATGCATCATTGCCTGATGTGCCCCACACACACAACTCTCCATCTCCAGAGCCTTGAAAGTTTGGGTCCACGTTAtgagaacagagagagatgtaAAACTTTTGTAAGAAGCAACCTCAGGAATAAAGCTGGCTTTCTGTAAATTACCTGTCACGGACACACTTGGCACACATGGAACCACCGTAGGCTCTGCTGACATGCTTCTTCGTTTTTGACAGCCTCATCAGAACTTTGGGGCGCACAGCACGGACCTacagacagcaaaagaaaaaaaaagtgtcacaGGACAGCAATTTTGTATATCTGCCACATAAAAACCAACATCACGTtcatagttaaaaaaaaaaaaaaaaaaggcagcaaaacttGAAGTTTACTATTGAAGATGCTAAAAAGGGACCTAAGTCACACACAGCTCATTGCATGTGCCACATTCAGCACTCCTAAGCTGATCTTGTCATTCCACCACAGGGCTTCACCAAGAGgttcatttaaaaattgcttatAAAAAAGACTGTTTTTGTCAAAGATAGGGACTGCTCAAGGATCAACATTACTCAAGCTTTCCCATAACTATTAAAAGCAATGGTGTTACTTCAAGAAAACAATTTGACAAAAAATACGTTAAAAACATTGATTCCTTTTTTCTATACACAAGACTTTTCTAAACTTGGCTCaccctttttttctgcaagccTAATAGCtctaatttacatttttaaatctgCTATAAAATCGCTGTCtagctttaaaattttcaaatttcctaAAACGTGAGTTTATATTTAATAACAATGCAAACCaggagcattaaaaaaaccttgagCTTCCAAAACTTATTTTGCCAGTAAACTCTGCAACATCtgatttgaatattttaaagaaaaaaaagtctttcaacAAGAAATAAGCCCACTGTATACCTGGAAAAGCTCTTTCTACTGAAAAAACgctgctgcagagaaacacCCTTAGGTGTTTATCATCATACTTACACCACGAAGTCTTCCTGGGCAAATACCACATGCTGACTTGGGAGCCTTTCCCACTTTCTTGGTGTAAAGGTAAACAATCCTGTTCCCGGGTGTTCGGGACCtaagcacagcagaaaaacGCTCGGTTAAGGCAACAATCCAAACCTATTTACAACAGACATTTTCTTACAAAATGTCTTACTTACAGTCTGGTCTTGTTGGAAGCTGTGTTGTAGGACAACCTACGGCGGTATGTCAGGCGCTGCACCATTTTTCACCCCTAAATAAGTCAAAACCAAAGCGGCACTAGTTAAGAGCTCGATGTCCACAGGGAAGTTCACATCTCACGGGACCACCCGTACTGAGCCAGACTGTGAATCAGCAATTCGATGCTGATAAAACTAAAGCCTTTCCTGAACAGCGACTGCCAGCACAACGATATTAGAGAACAACAAAACGCCGTGACACCGGGCACGATGCGATCCGCCATGAAGATTCACCCGAACTAACTTGAACACTGTTCAAACATCCTAGTCTTGCCCGGATTATGTCACGCTCTCCTGAGGACTAGCTTAACGCCTTAGCAGCTACGTATTTTATACTCAGCATAAGCTTCATCCACAGCCCTGGGAGACGCGGGCCCTGCTCGGGAGCCCCACCTCGGAGGCCTGTGGAGGCCCGGCCCCTCTGCCGGGCAGCTCTGTCCCCCACTCCAGCCCACACccgggcagcagcagcgctgccagtccctccccacagcccctcaggaCCGCGGATCGCGctcgccgcccgcccggccATGGATGGAGGTGGATGGACACCCACAGCCCTCGGTCTCCCGCCGCCATACCTGGCGCCGCCGGACCCGGAAGAGGAAGCAGAAGTGGGCGGGTCAACAGTGAAACAGCGGCGCGCCGGAGCCCGGAAGAAATAGCAGCGCCTGCGCGCTGGAGTCCGTCTGTCAGACAGAGTGGCCAGTGGGCACCGCCATGTTGTACGGAACGGAGGTGCTAGGTGGCGCCATGTTGTAGGCTGAAGTGGGGCGGGGCGCCGCTCGGCGGTGGGATCGGGAGCAGGAGTGATGGGAGCccctttttatttattgtgtGTTTTATCGAAAAACTGTTTAACTAAAATATAGGCTTCTGTCCTCGGAAAGAAGGGTTTGTGCTTCATTATGGTAATGAAGCTGGGCCATGTAGCTGTGGGCCCAGAAGCCATTCCCAATTCTGCTGTTCTAAACTCTGAATTACAAGTCACTCATACGCTCTTTTCCACGGCAGACTGGCACGTCACACATCTGGGAACGGCGTGTCTTACCCAAAACATCCACGAGGAAAGGCTGGTCCCCCAGAATCCCTCGAAAGCCTtgcctggagcactgcagggctgtcctTCACATACTCCATTCCCCTCGGGATGCCCTTGGTCCTGACCAGCACCAGCCCTCCCGGGCACTGGACCAGGCAGACAGGCTAATCCCGAAACTGGACCCTCTGGTCCCAGCTACACAGTACCCACACTTGCCCGACACCTTGATGTACTCACTGTGTCATGTGCTCCGGGGCAGGTACTCATACAGGAGCATGAAGTTATAAACCTTTATCTGCTGGTTGGGTGAAAGGTCCACCTGGCTCAACCTCCCATTTCAAGGCCACAGGTACCTAGGAAAAGTGTAAGGAATAAAGGACACAGCTAGTGGAACTCTCCCTTATTACATCCTCCCCGTGTTCATCCATCAGCACCATCCAAGTGTCCTGAGCTGGGTCACATTTTCTGAGTTTTGAGATTATCTCAGTTGGTGtgagcatggtgctaataacaccAAGGTTGTGGGTTCAATCCCTGTATGGGCCATTCTCTTAAGAGCcggactcaatgatccttggAGGTCCCTTTGAACTCAGAATGTTCTGTGAAATCTATTTAATAGCCTCTGGTAGACCCgtgagaagagaaaggaaatagcAAGAGGTAAAGGATTCTACGCTTGTCAGTAGCCAGAAACATCATTCCAGTGGTGCCAGATCTGCCATATTAAAATCTAAATGCACAGAAGGTACCTCTGGCAGCCCTTCGCCTTTTCATTAAACGCTGTGTTGataggaaggaaaggagaaactTCTAGGTATTTACTTCAGCTCCCACCCCAACCCCCTGGGTCCCTGCCAAGCTGAGGAGCATGTAGACAAGTAGAGCTGCCTCTGTGTTCTGAAATCATCATCTGGCCTCTGCTATCCATATGTGACCTTACTAATGGACCTCTAACCCACCCCACTACCTGGCTCTGACACATGAAAGACCAAGAGATTTTAAAGCACACATTTCCGTGATTTGTGTTCCCCATCCTCTCCTTCTCACAGTGTGTGTGAATGCCTTGTGGCTGCTGACATAGTGGATCCTGACTCGCACAGTCAAAATCTTCATACAGCATCAATGGGAAATCACCATCTGCAAGGAGGATGGAGTTCACTGTCTGTGAACCCTCGAATGCTCCTTTCCTCCACTGACCTGAGCACTGTTCCACAATGATACTCAAGGACCCACACATCAAGTATGtagggtgctgctgctgccatcgTTAGTGgcttcagctctgcttttggaGATTAGCAGGTGCTCAGAAAGCTTTGATGTGTGCTCCTGGCCTTATTTATCTGTAACTCACAGCTTGTTGTATTGCATCCTCCCTGTTTTCAAtctataattattattttggttaATTATTGACTCTTTTTAAGTGCAAATCATGGACaccagaattatttttgaattcatgaaagaagagaaaatatgtaTGAACTAGATTCTAGGGTATATTTAAAATAGGAACATGTTTTAGAAGACAAGTACATTTCAGAGCAATTAGAGTATTTAACATGAACTTTCTAGGCCCAGAACCCTGAGGGGAATAAGAAAGCCAATTAAATTAGATTAAATAATCATGCCTAAATATAAAAGTGTAACAGAATCCAATTGTTAAAGAACAACATTGTTAAATTATGATAGAATGGTTTAGATGTTGTCAGTGCAACAGGTAACTATTTTGTTATTGACAATAGTATTGATACGTTTTTGAACTTACCCCATTTAGGCTCTAAACTCAACCGCTGTAAGTTTTAGAAACTGCCAATTAAATTCCAGCCATTTGCTTCTGCTGATGTACTGGCCTAGTTTTTCAagcattttcagttctttttgtAAGAGAAACAGGGCTATCAGGCAAACGGCTCACCAGAGCATCTAGAAATGTTAGCTTAATGACAACTGGTTTAATGCTATCTAATGTGGGGATAAGATTTGAAGCAGAAGCTCACTAAGCCCATTTTGTACAGATTAGTCAAGTGATTCATGTTCTTTGCTACTCTTACCTCTTCACAGGACCAAAACGTCTCTTTTGGGAGCAGTCATTTTCCACATCCAACATGTCTCATTAACTCTTTCTGCATATTCTTCTTTCCTTGAATGCAACAAAGGGGATGGATTAGCAAATTCACAGTCCAACAGTGTGGAAAAATAAGAGTGGCATCCtagaaaatccatttttttccattctgggATGTCAGTGGAAGCATAGCACCTGAGGTTGTGGGCCTTTTTCATTGAGAAAACTAGAAGCTGACTTCCAGGGTGTACTTGCTTATTGACAGTGCAAAACTGTTAATCTCTTTTCCACCAGATCTGATTGGAAAGATAATCATCTCTGATGGCAGTTTAGTAATGGAATGTACTTTGCACCAGCCA is a window of Sylvia atricapilla isolate bSylAtr1 chromosome 4, bSylAtr1.pri, whole genome shotgun sequence DNA encoding:
- the RPL34 gene encoding large ribosomal subunit protein eL34, with protein sequence MVQRLTYRRRLSYNTASNKTRLSRTPGNRIVYLYTKKVGKAPKSACGICPGRLRGVRAVRPKVLMRLSKTKKHVSRAYGGSMCAKCVRDRIKRAFLIEEQKIVVKVLKAQAQSQKSK